The Phycisphaeraceae bacterium genome has a window encoding:
- the cas2 gene encoding CRISPR-associated endonuclease Cas2, giving the protein MRRCYLVCYDVRHDKRLRRIHKLMKAYGEPWQYSVFYCTLKAIDRVRLENAAREILNLKEDQLLIVDLGSNEDAARESATVLGQSLPDQESGMVVI; this is encoded by the coding sequence ATGCGCCGCTGCTACCTCGTCTGCTACGACGTGCGGCACGACAAACGCCTCCGCCGCATCCACAAGCTGATGAAGGCGTATGGCGAGCCGTGGCAGTACTCCGTCTTCTATTGCACGCTCAAGGCCATCGACCGCGTCCGCCTGGAGAACGCCGCCCGCGAGATCCTCAACCTGAAAGAGGACCAGCTCCTCATCGTGGACCTGGGCAGCAACGAGGACGCCGCCCGCGAGTCGGCGACCGTCCTGGGGCAGAGTTTGCCGGATCAGGAGAGCGGAATGGTGGTGATCTGA
- the cas1 gene encoding CRISPR-associated endonuclease Cas1: MDGSHWPCRGVAEHAYCPRLFYYMTVEGVFLPSADTEQGAGVHTRVDRPSEAPPTPEGNGKSGRGRKKTEKLEQSDTDPDRPRSVRSLALTSDRLGLTAKLDLAEINGTTAIPVEYRKGRPKRCGEVAEPVDEMMEQGRLLPGPEPWPTDRVQIGLQAILLEEAGYTVPEAYFYYAAERLKLRIPVDDALKREALAELEAAKRAAAGERPPPLVNDPKCPRCSLQPICLPDEINHQRLTTLTINGETADEQLTPRKLWPPRDDGIHVVLQKEGVRVGVRGQSVRITDKDGGVVRDLPLANVESLTVLGGVQVSTQALAVFADHEVPVGFLTAAGRLVAMMDPMGPTSAAVRAAQIRTLDRPDKALELARAVTVAKIANQRTLLMRNHAALPSRVAADLQDSVNAAEHATTLDELRGHEGNAAAIYFRHFAGMFKEGVKEIAARFDSNGRKRRPPPDPVNAVLSFAYSMLTHECTAAARLASLEPTLGALHATRPGRPALALDLMEPFRPLIADSIAVSAFNRGELTEGHFLDTAAGCALTDAGRKGFFSAYGRRMDTEVRHPVFEYRLSYRRMLMLHARLVAAWLLGEVPTLAFLTTR; this comes from the coding sequence ATGGACGGCTCCCATTGGCCATGTCGCGGCGTGGCGGAGCATGCTTATTGCCCGCGCCTGTTCTACTACATGACGGTAGAGGGGGTCTTTCTGCCCAGCGCCGACACCGAGCAGGGCGCCGGCGTTCATACCCGGGTAGATCGGCCAAGCGAGGCCCCGCCAACACCAGAAGGCAACGGGAAGAGCGGGCGCGGCAGGAAGAAGACCGAGAAACTGGAACAATCTGACACCGACCCGGATCGCCCGCGTTCCGTCCGCAGCCTCGCGCTTACCAGCGACCGGCTGGGCCTGACCGCCAAGCTCGACTTGGCCGAGATCAACGGCACGACCGCCATCCCCGTCGAGTACCGCAAAGGCAGACCGAAGCGTTGTGGCGAGGTCGCCGAACCCGTGGATGAAATGATGGAGCAGGGGCGACTGCTCCCCGGTCCGGAGCCGTGGCCCACCGACCGCGTACAGATCGGGCTCCAGGCAATCCTGCTGGAAGAAGCCGGGTACACCGTCCCCGAAGCGTACTTCTATTACGCAGCCGAGCGGTTGAAGCTCCGAATACCGGTTGACGATGCACTGAAACGCGAGGCGCTCGCGGAACTGGAGGCCGCGAAACGCGCTGCGGCAGGAGAGCGCCCGCCGCCGCTGGTGAACGATCCGAAGTGCCCGCGCTGCTCGCTCCAGCCGATCTGCCTGCCTGACGAGATCAATCACCAGCGTCTGACGACGCTCACAATCAACGGCGAGACAGCCGACGAGCAGCTCACGCCGCGGAAACTCTGGCCGCCGCGCGACGACGGCATCCACGTCGTCCTCCAGAAGGAGGGTGTCCGCGTCGGCGTGCGCGGCCAGTCCGTCCGAATCACGGACAAGGATGGCGGCGTCGTCCGCGACCTGCCGCTGGCAAACGTCGAATCGCTCACCGTGCTCGGCGGCGTGCAGGTCTCGACGCAGGCACTCGCCGTCTTCGCCGACCACGAGGTTCCCGTCGGGTTCCTCACCGCCGCCGGGCGGCTGGTTGCCATGATGGACCCGATGGGACCGACGAGCGCCGCCGTGCGCGCCGCGCAGATCAGGACGCTCGACCGGCCCGACAAGGCCCTCGAACTCGCCAGAGCCGTCACGGTCGCCAAAATCGCCAACCAGCGCACGCTGCTTATGCGCAATCACGCCGCGCTCCCGTCGCGCGTGGCGGCGGACCTCCAGGACAGTGTGAACGCCGCCGAGCACGCGACTACGTTGGACGAACTCCGCGGCCACGAAGGCAACGCCGCCGCCATCTACTTCCGCCACTTCGCGGGTATGTTCAAGGAGGGTGTCAAGGAGATCGCCGCGCGTTTCGACAGCAACGGCCGCAAACGCCGCCCGCCGCCCGATCCCGTCAACGCCGTGCTGTCATTCGCCTATTCGATGCTGACGCACGAATGTACCGCCGCTGCGCGACTCGCCAGTCTGGAACCGACGCTCGGGGCGCTTCACGCCACGCGCCCCGGACGCCCGGCGCTGGCGCTGGACCTGATGGAGCCGTTCCGGCCGCTGATCGCTGACTCGATCGCCGTCTCGGCGTTCAACCGTGGCGAACTGACCGAGGGCCATTTCCTCGACACCGCCGCCGGCTGCGCCCTGACCGACGCCGGCCGCAAGGGATTCTTCTCCGCCTATGGCCGCCGCATGGACACCGAGGTCCGGCATCCCGTCTTCGAGTACCGCCTGTCCTATCGGCGGATGCTCATGCTGCACGCCCGGCTCGTCGCCGCCTGGCTCCTGGGCGAGGTGCCGACGCTCGCCTTCCTTACCACGAGGTAA
- a CDS encoding Eco57I restriction-modification methylase domain-containing protein: MARTASTQIYTPTVEHAVTAAALLDRIDLLRLDVSARLADDQARRAKLGQFFTPESVARFMASLFAFPRMPKTLRLLDAGGGNGMLTAAAVAELCSRRAARPERISATVWELDDALIPSLEGTLRLCEAACRREGVAFTADLRHGDFILEAADMVGANRLFAGDAPQFDAAILNPPYRKLRSDSEERLRLRAAGIETSNLYAAFVWLTVELLADQGELVAITPRSYMNGSYFRPFRRALVNRMAFHRVHVYDSRQAAFNQDDVLQENAIIHAVRGGEPTPILVTTSHGPGDDGMASQTLTPEQFVSPTDSDMVMHVVPDETDAQIGDAMRRLPYTLAELEIAVSTGRVVDFRARDRLRAKASNGDAPLIFPRHLSPEGFVEWPRDLRDKPNAIHVRGDEDPDLLPRGWYVLVKRFSAKEEKRRVVAALCDPNRLPRSPVAFDNKLNVIHQDHHGLPPALAKGLALFLNGTAVDAYFRQFSGHTQVNARDLRSLRFPDRETLERLGRHVNGRMPSTDEINRLIREEIPSMSEGDDPIANKTKVESALDVLKALKAPKGQVNERSALTLLALVDLEPTAPWSKAGNPLRGVTELMDWMAAKYGKKYAPNTRETIRRFTLHQFVEMGFVLLNPDDPQRPTNSPKNVYQVEPSALELLRTFGTDDWHKNLSEYLDSMEGKNRLREAARQMSQIPVTLPTGQTLHLSAGGQNVLIKEIIEQFAPRFTPGGHLVYVGDAGDKHLVYDEAYLKKLGVVIDRHGKMPDVVIHYKDRNWLVLVEAVTSHGPVNMLRHTQLKDLFAGSKAGLVFVTAFLDRQAMREYLPDIAWETEVWVADAPTHLIHFNGERFLGPYEK, encoded by the coding sequence GTGGCTCGGACCGCATCGACGCAGATTTACACGCCGACCGTGGAACACGCCGTAACCGCGGCCGCGCTGCTCGATCGCATCGACCTGCTGCGCCTTGACGTGTCAGCCAGACTCGCCGACGACCAAGCGAGACGAGCCAAACTCGGGCAGTTCTTTACACCGGAGTCGGTTGCCAGATTCATGGCGTCGCTGTTCGCGTTTCCCCGGATGCCCAAGACACTGCGCCTGCTCGACGCCGGCGGCGGCAACGGAATGCTCACGGCGGCGGCGGTCGCCGAGTTGTGCTCACGACGAGCGGCGCGCCCGGAACGCATCAGCGCCACGGTATGGGAACTGGACGACGCGCTCATCCCGTCCTTGGAGGGCACACTTCGGCTGTGCGAGGCAGCGTGCCGCAGAGAAGGAGTCGCGTTCACCGCCGACCTTCGCCACGGCGACTTTATCCTGGAAGCTGCCGACATGGTCGGCGCCAACCGCTTGTTCGCCGGCGACGCACCGCAATTCGACGCGGCGATTCTCAATCCGCCGTACCGCAAGCTCCGCAGCGACAGCGAGGAGCGATTGCGGCTGCGCGCCGCCGGCATCGAGACGAGTAATCTCTATGCGGCGTTCGTATGGCTGACGGTTGAATTGCTGGCCGACCAAGGCGAGCTCGTCGCCATCACGCCGCGCAGCTACATGAACGGCTCGTACTTCCGACCGTTCCGCCGGGCACTCGTCAATCGCATGGCATTCCACCGCGTGCATGTTTACGACTCACGCCAGGCGGCGTTCAACCAGGACGACGTGCTCCAGGAGAACGCAATCATTCATGCCGTGCGCGGCGGTGAGCCGACGCCGATTCTCGTCACCACGTCGCACGGCCCTGGCGACGACGGCATGGCATCGCAGACGCTGACGCCCGAACAGTTCGTGTCGCCGACCGACTCTGACATGGTCATGCACGTCGTGCCCGACGAGACGGATGCTCAAATCGGCGACGCAATGCGGCGGCTGCCATACACACTTGCCGAGTTGGAGATTGCCGTCTCCACCGGTCGCGTCGTGGACTTCCGCGCGCGGGATCGGTTGCGCGCCAAAGCAAGCAACGGAGACGCGCCGCTCATCTTCCCCAGGCACCTGTCACCGGAGGGCTTCGTCGAGTGGCCGCGCGACCTTCGCGACAAGCCCAACGCGATTCACGTTCGTGGCGACGAAGATCCCGACTTGCTGCCGCGCGGCTGGTACGTGCTGGTCAAGCGGTTCAGCGCCAAGGAGGAGAAGCGCCGTGTCGTAGCCGCGCTGTGCGATCCGAACCGACTGCCGCGCAGTCCTGTCGCCTTCGACAATAAACTCAACGTCATCCATCAAGACCACCACGGCTTGCCGCCGGCATTGGCCAAGGGCCTGGCGCTGTTCCTCAACGGAACGGCGGTGGACGCCTACTTCCGGCAGTTCAGCGGCCACACGCAGGTCAACGCGCGCGACCTCCGCTCGCTGCGTTTCCCAGACCGGGAGACGCTGGAGCGCTTGGGCCGTCACGTGAACGGCCGGATGCCGTCCACCGACGAGATCAACCGATTGATACGAGAGGAGATTCCGAGCATGAGCGAAGGCGACGACCCCATTGCGAACAAGACCAAGGTCGAGTCCGCCCTCGACGTGCTGAAAGCCCTCAAAGCGCCCAAGGGGCAGGTCAACGAGCGCTCGGCGCTGACGCTGCTTGCCTTGGTCGATCTCGAACCCACCGCTCCTTGGTCGAAGGCCGGCAACCCGCTTCGCGGCGTCACGGAACTGATGGACTGGATGGCCGCCAAGTACGGCAAGAAGTACGCGCCCAACACCCGCGAGACGATTCGCCGCTTCACGCTCCACCAGTTCGTGGAGATGGGGTTTGTGCTGCTCAATCCGGATGATCCGCAGCGCCCCACCAACAGCCCGAAGAACGTTTACCAGGTCGAACCGTCGGCGCTGGAACTCCTGCGCACCTTCGGCACCGACGACTGGCACAAGAACCTCTCCGAGTATCTGGATTCGATGGAGGGGAAGAACCGGCTGCGCGAGGCAGCCCGTCAGATGTCGCAGATTCCGGTCACGCTGCCGACGGGCCAGACGCTCCACTTGTCGGCCGGCGGACAGAACGTCCTCATCAAGGAAATCATCGAGCAGTTCGCGCCGCGCTTCACGCCGGGCGGCCACCTGGTGTACGTCGGCGACGCCGGTGACAAGCATCTGGTCTATGACGAGGCGTACCTCAAGAAGCTCGGCGTCGTCATCGACCGACACGGCAAGATGCCCGACGTGGTGATCCACTACAAGGACCGCAACTGGCTTGTGCTCGTCGAGGCCGTCACATCACACGGCCCGGTGAACATGCTCCGGCACACGCAACTCAAGGATTTGTTCGCCGGCTCCAAGGCCGGACTCGTGTTCGTCACCGCCTTCCTGGACCGTCAGGCGATGCGCGAGTACCTGCCTGACATCGCATGGGAAACGGAAGTCTGGGTCGCCGATGCGCCAACCCACCTGATCCACTTCAACGGCGAGCGGTTTCTTGGACCCTACGAGAAGTAG
- a CDS encoding DUF1738 domain-containing protein, with product MKAEQARKIADQALEQLADALAHGKSEALTRYLAMLAKFHKYSFGNVLMILSQKPDATHVAGFHTWRQMGRFVRKGEKGIVIIAPMLIRKRDEQDSDGDGESKPVLRFRGVYVFDVSQTDGESLPEPARVNGDPRHHTDRLKALVTERGITLDHIDVPHDALGVSRGGRISIRPDLEPAIEFSVLAHELAHELLHRGEDRPTSKTVRETEAEAVAFVVCQAIGLETGTAASDYIQLFDGKAETLAASLDRIQKTAAEIIAAVHAAAAESAEAA from the coding sequence ATGAAAGCCGAACAAGCCAGGAAGATCGCCGACCAGGCCCTCGAACAACTCGCCGACGCGCTCGCGCACGGCAAGAGCGAAGCGCTCACCCGCTACCTTGCCATGCTGGCGAAGTTCCACAAGTACAGCTTCGGGAACGTGCTGATGATCCTCTCGCAGAAGCCCGACGCCACGCACGTCGCCGGCTTCCACACCTGGCGGCAGATGGGTCGCTTCGTCCGCAAGGGCGAGAAGGGCATCGTCATCATCGCCCCCATGCTCATCCGCAAGCGCGACGAGCAGGACAGCGACGGCGACGGAGAATCCAAGCCGGTGCTGCGGTTCCGCGGCGTCTACGTCTTCGACGTGTCGCAGACGGATGGCGAGTCGTTGCCCGAGCCGGCGCGCGTCAACGGCGACCCGCGCCACCACACCGACCGCCTCAAGGCACTTGTCACCGAACGCGGCATCACGCTCGACCACATTGACGTGCCGCACGACGCTCTGGGCGTCTCCCGCGGTGGCCGCATCAGCATCCGCCCTGACCTGGAGCCGGCCATCGAGTTCTCCGTCCTCGCGCACGAGTTGGCCCACGAGCTGCTCCACCGCGGCGAGGACCGCCCGACCAGCAAGACCGTCCGCGAGACCGAGGCCGAAGCGGTCGCCTTCGTCGTCTGTCAGGCGATCGGCCTGGAGACCGGCACCGCCGCCAGCGATTACATCCAACTCTTCGACGGCAAGGCCGAGACGCTGGCCGCCTCCCTCGACCGCATCCAGAAGACCGCTGCCGAGATCATCGCGGCCGTCCACGCCGCCGCCGCCGAGTCGGCCGAGGCAGCCTGA
- a CDS encoding helix-turn-helix transcriptional regulator: MVLGDELREERLKAKLTQETLAARAGVSRNYVSLLELNQKSPTVQMLFKICKVLKVRPSALIARVEDETRR; encoded by the coding sequence TTGGTGCTTGGCGATGAACTCCGCGAAGAACGGCTCAAGGCGAAGCTGACGCAGGAAACCCTTGCGGCCAGGGCCGGCGTCTCGCGCAACTACGTGAGCCTTTTGGAGCTGAACCAGAAGTCGCCGACCGTCCAGATGCTGTTCAAGATCTGTAAGGTACTCAAGGTCCGGCCGTCGGCGCTGATCGCCCGCGTCGAGGACGAGACCCGCCGATAG
- a CDS encoding PEP-CTERM sorting domain-containing protein has product MRCLSVLVGLTVTLLSALPASADIIEVGGAAVLAEPPSSILLNQWESDTEIRGFFERQVVLSSDVSLDHVNIGLVDHESLLVPGFVSAGTAVQSYLFHADSVNGFDALLSGYVVFDAPILGVLIHSSSMNGTDGFLGRPGITYGQHPGRRLELPPGSLDTFEISGDRMRLDFTLKFAAANDNIRIITAIPEPGSLALLSLVGLAGLRRRREAQR; this is encoded by the coding sequence ATGCGTTGTTTGTCCGTTCTCGTCGGTCTCACCGTCACGCTCCTGTCTGCCCTGCCCGCCTCCGCCGACATCATCGAGGTCGGAGGGGCGGCGGTCCTCGCCGAGCCCCCCTCCTCCATCCTGCTCAACCAGTGGGAGAGCGACACCGAGATCCGCGGGTTCTTCGAGCGGCAGGTCGTCCTGTCCTCGGACGTGTCACTCGACCACGTCAACATCGGCCTCGTCGATCACGAGTCGCTGCTCGTGCCGGGATTCGTGTCCGCAGGCACGGCGGTCCAGAGCTACCTGTTCCACGCCGACTCGGTGAACGGTTTCGACGCGCTGCTCTCCGGCTACGTCGTGTTCGACGCGCCCATCCTCGGCGTGCTCATCCACAGTTCGTCGATGAACGGGACCGACGGCTTTCTTGGCCGGCCGGGGATCACCTACGGCCAGCATCCTGGCCGCCGTCTTGAACTCCCGCCCGGCTCGCTCGACACGTTCGAGATTTCCGGGGACCGCATGCGGCTGGACTTCACGCTGAAGTTCGCCGCCGCGAACGACAACATCCGCATCATCACGGCCATCCCTGAACCCGGCTCGCTCGCCCTGCTCTCCCTGGTCGGGCTCGCCGGCCTGCGGCGACGGAGGGAGGCGCAACGGTGA
- a CDS encoding replication/maintenance protein RepL, with protein MTDDRQNAAVALGGAETARSTNQISTKRGFPVYRTNPSVPTSNGITTRTKRFHVPGGKGSVIVDHSSGEIKGIGGMGFWWEEEVDSSRFVKLFLDGIKQAAGLSKTGMQVFELVYHEMRANPGSDEIKLNQYLAKDHGISDRTYQRGVRELLEKEFLYRSPSDGVFFVNIRFMFNGDRLAFVRSYHLKGSSRQQELQLDAAPSLPSPPAQLEAPASPDTLEPAGADGAGNTDGGDAGGSNQGM; from the coding sequence ATGACGGATGATCGACAGAACGCGGCAGTGGCCCTTGGAGGCGCGGAAACCGCGCGCAGCACGAACCAGATCAGCACGAAGCGCGGCTTCCCGGTCTACCGCACCAACCCGAGCGTGCCGACCTCGAACGGGATCACCACGCGGACCAAGCGTTTTCACGTGCCGGGCGGGAAGGGCTCGGTAATCGTGGACCACAGCAGCGGCGAGATCAAGGGCATCGGCGGCATGGGCTTCTGGTGGGAGGAGGAAGTCGATTCCAGCCGCTTCGTCAAGCTCTTCCTCGATGGGATCAAGCAGGCGGCGGGCCTGTCCAAAACCGGCATGCAGGTCTTCGAGCTCGTGTACCACGAGATGCGCGCCAACCCCGGCTCCGACGAGATCAAGCTCAACCAGTACCTCGCCAAGGACCACGGCATCAGCGACCGCACCTACCAGCGCGGCGTCCGCGAGCTCCTCGAAAAGGAATTCCTCTACCGCAGCCCGAGCGATGGCGTGTTCTTCGTCAACATCCGCTTCATGTTCAACGGGGACCGGCTGGCCTTCGTGCGATCGTACCACCTCAAAGGGTCGAGCCGGCAGCAGGAACTGCAACTGGATGCGGCCCCTTCCCTTCCCTCGCCGCCGGCGCAACTCGAAGCACCCGCCTCGCCCGATACACTCGAACCGGCCGGCGCTGACGGTGCCGGCAACACTGACGGCGGCGATGCGGGCGGAAGCAATCAGGGGATGTAG
- a CDS encoding AAA family ATPase gives MIIAVANSKGGVGKSTLAVHLAAWLDKQGHRVTLADCDTQQSSSQWIREAAPQVKALCMRDPDTIINELPMLAQDTDYVVADGPGSLAETSRALLLVADQAIVPCKASMLEIRALDAATKVLRQAQKIRVGPPKATIVLSMVGKNYRLTQDMREAAALLKLPITPTFMTLRQIYADAPGQAAVVWHMGSRAREAAVEVERLFRELFPDATASSRPAARKRQAAAT, from the coding sequence ATGATTATCGCCGTGGCGAACTCCAAAGGCGGGGTCGGGAAATCGACGCTCGCCGTTCACCTGGCCGCGTGGCTCGACAAGCAGGGCCACCGGGTGACGCTGGCCGACTGCGACACGCAGCAGTCGTCGTCGCAGTGGATTCGCGAGGCGGCGCCGCAGGTCAAAGCGCTGTGCATGCGCGACCCGGACACCATCATCAACGAGCTGCCGATGCTCGCCCAGGACACCGACTACGTCGTCGCCGACGGGCCGGGAAGCCTCGCCGAGACAAGCCGGGCGCTGCTGCTAGTGGCAGACCAGGCCATCGTGCCCTGCAAGGCGTCGATGCTGGAGATTCGCGCGCTGGACGCCGCGACCAAGGTGCTCCGCCAGGCGCAGAAGATTCGCGTCGGCCCGCCGAAGGCGACAATCGTGCTCAGCATGGTGGGGAAGAACTACCGGCTGACACAGGACATGCGGGAAGCCGCGGCGCTGCTCAAGCTGCCGATCACGCCGACCTTCATGACGCTGCGCCAGATTTACGCCGACGCACCCGGCCAGGCGGCCGTGGTGTGGCACATGGGCTCCCGCGCCAGGGAAGCCGCCGTCGAGGTGGAACGGCTGTTCCGTGAACTGTTCCCCGACGCGACTGCATCGTCGCGCCCGGCCGCGCGGAAACGCCAGGCCGCGGCGACATAG
- a CDS encoding site-specific DNA-methyltransferase, whose translation MARLVPELVRITGNGPCFVWQSPLTAERWHRYFPKGWRIVAACKVYPERGRPRCLSWDPVIFWSGRSLLKDELPRDWHVADLRPWTDSISDNPVPCPRPLEQVRYICNSISPDSILDPFMGSGTTGVAAVLAGKRFVGIERDPVYFDYACKRIEAARKERRHAAE comes from the coding sequence ATGGCGCGGCTCGTACCCGAACTGGTCCGCATCACCGGCAACGGCCCGTGCTTCGTCTGGCAGAGTCCGCTCACCGCCGAGCGCTGGCATCGTTACTTCCCGAAGGGCTGGCGCATCGTCGCCGCGTGCAAGGTCTATCCCGAGCGCGGACGGCCGCGCTGCCTGAGCTGGGACCCGGTCATCTTCTGGAGCGGGCGATCGCTGCTCAAGGACGAGCTGCCGCGCGACTGGCACGTCGCCGACCTGCGGCCGTGGACCGACAGCATCAGCGATAATCCCGTGCCCTGCCCGCGCCCGCTGGAGCAGGTGCGCTATATCTGCAACTCGATATCCCCCGACTCCATCCTTGACCCGTTCATGGGTTCAGGCACGACCGGCGTTGCCGCAGTTCTCGCCGGCAAGCGCTTCGTCGGCATCGAGCGCGACCCGGTCTACTTCGACTACGCCTGCAAACGCATCGAAGCGGCCAGGAAGGAGCGTCGCCATGCAGCCGAGTAA